One segment of Uranotaenia lowii strain MFRU-FL unplaced genomic scaffold, ASM2978415v1 HiC_scaffold_614, whole genome shotgun sequence DNA contains the following:
- the LOC129760459 gene encoding uncharacterized protein LOC129760459 codes for MDMIQITLFFCCYSIYISAAMTLIRHQRLSSNPATATTYEQRRRRLRLLGISNSSTPLSTINWSGHRVQGHNRTHNTCSPLVGHDLNNNPQHRRQLLQSDGDDNGGERFKRYFVGAFIFKRPEDGELALHVFEQHKVQVRYSEKEYELLNRVSSEYSAKANGSSNFITSVYLMQKYEPVASSSQGISLMNVQDSSGQIIITRQTQANMEFKRKFVPLLTHEYSPGTDKEMCNLETFYSSVVFNVN; via the exons ATGGATATGATACAAATCacgttgtttttttgttgttattcaaTTTATATTTCTGCTGCAATGACTTTAATTCGTCATCAACGTCTTTCAAGTAATCCGGCTACAGCAACCACCTATGAACAGCGACGACGACGTTTGCGTTTGCTAGGAATTTCTAATTCCTCAACACCGCTTTCGACGATAAATTGGTCAGGTCATCGTGTACAAGGTCACAATAGAACGCACAACACTTGCTCACCGCTGGTTGGACACGATTTGAACAACAATCCGCAACACCGCCGTCAACTGCTGCAATCTGACGGCGATGATAACGGCGGAGAACGTTTTAAAAGGTACTTTGTCGGAGCGTTTATCTTTAAAAGACCAGAAGATGGCGAGCTAGCATTACACGTGTTCGAACAACACAAAGTGCAGGT ACGTTACAGCGAAAAGGAGTATGAGCTGTTGAATCGCGTATCCAGCGAATACTCGGCAAAGGCAAACGGAAGTTCAAACTTTATTACCAGTGTATATTTGATGCAAAAGTATGAACCCGTTGCTAGTTCAAGCCAGGGTATTTCTTTGATGAATGTTCAAGATTCCAGCggtcaaataatcataacacGGCAAACTCAAGCGAACAtggaatttaaaagaaaatttgttcCCCTGTTGACCCATGAATATTCGCCGggcactgacaaagaaatgtgcAATCTGGAAACATTCTATTCTTCAGTTGTTTTCAATGTGAactga